One window from the genome of Luteithermobacter gelatinilyticus encodes:
- a CDS encoding FecR family protein: protein MNKKYIDEALLDEATEWFVRLRNSQADEVLRDEFQAWLDRNEAHGAAYEEIQVFWNDFKILEQDKARQDKTGLSNTLAISDVDPDPLSLMQERARRHWKTTFQKPARTFGALAASLVLLIAVTMVFMYRDIILADHYETGIGQQADMVLDDGSHIFLNTDTKLRVAYRSGQRRVYLDRGEAFFEVTRDESRPFLVETAGGVVRVLGTKFNIRRGMTTSEVQVVEGSVGVVDHARLAELNKTGAVFDATLAPAEGFVLGDDRQPNQAYAIDREAVMAWRERKLIYNGDSFARLVRDLDRYFEEQILIADPALEEMQVVAILQVSDRDATLRAVENTFDVVAVRTADRKILFYPRP from the coding sequence ATGAATAAAAAGTATATTGATGAAGCACTGCTGGATGAGGCCACCGAATGGTTCGTACGTCTGAGGAACTCTCAGGCGGATGAGGTTTTGCGGGATGAATTTCAGGCCTGGCTCGACCGTAACGAGGCCCATGGCGCAGCCTATGAAGAAATCCAGGTTTTCTGGAATGATTTTAAAATCCTGGAACAGGATAAAGCCAGACAGGATAAAACCGGCCTGTCCAATACACTCGCTATTTCGGATGTGGATCCCGATCCCCTTTCTTTGATGCAGGAGAGGGCCCGCCGCCACTGGAAAACAACGTTCCAGAAGCCGGCGCGCACCTTTGGCGCCTTGGCCGCCTCACTGGTCTTGCTGATTGCCGTGACGATGGTTTTTATGTATCGCGATATTATTCTGGCGGATCATTATGAAACCGGCATTGGGCAGCAGGCAGATATGGTGCTTGACGATGGCAGCCACATTTTCCTGAACACGGATACCAAATTGCGGGTGGCCTATCGCTCCGGGCAACGCCGGGTCTACCTTGATCGTGGCGAGGCCTTTTTTGAAGTGACGCGTGATGAATCCCGGCCGTTTCTGGTGGAAACCGCTGGCGGAGTGGTGCGGGTGCTGGGTACGAAATTCAATATCCGCCGGGGGATGACCACCAGCGAGGTGCAGGTGGTGGAAGGATCGGTTGGGGTCGTGGATCACGCGCGTCTGGCGGAATTGAATAAAACCGGGGCGGTTTTTGATGCGACACTGGCCCCAGCGGAAGGCTTCGTCCTGGGCGATGACCGTCAGCCCAATCAGGCCTATGCCATTGACCGGGAAGCGGTGATGGCCTGGCGCGAGCGCAAATTGATCTATAACGGGGACAGTTTTGCCCGGCTGGTGCGTGATCTGGACCGTTATTTTGAGGAACAGATCCTGATCGCCGATCCGGCGCTGGAAGAGATGCAGGTGGTGGCCATTCTGCAGGTGAGCGACCGCGACGCAACCCTCCGGGCTGTGGAAAATACCTTTGACGTGGTGGCGGTCAGAACGGCGGATCGGAAGATCCTGTTCTACCCACGCCCCTGA